Proteins encoded in a region of the Antedon mediterranea chromosome 2, ecAntMedi1.1, whole genome shotgun sequence genome:
- the LOC140041182 gene encoding uncharacterized protein — protein MINYAERKQCRATSAAIPGAQQAADDDNDEFTRALQLLGDYFEPKINVVAERYKFRSRSHEPGENVQMFVLALKHLASTCQFAGLHDDMIRDQIVEKTNSTRVRERLLMEKDLTLTKAIQIAERVEAAEKERKAIEGIAVKIPDELNAVPMPVCAQTQVNKRSYRNNGPNGEGKRRCFRCGSQRHLANSDECPARSRVCRQCSRVGHFQRMCREGIRPS, from the coding sequence TAGGGCTACTTCGGCTGCCATACCAGGTGCACAGCAGGCAgcagatgatgataatgatgaatttaCAAGAGCATTACAATTACTTGGTGACTATTTTGAACCTAAAATTAACGTGGTAGCGGAGAGGTACAAGTTTCGTAGCCGATCTCATGAACCAGGTGAGAACgttcaaatgtttgttttagCTCTTAAACACTTAGCAAGTACGTGCCAGTTTGCTGGGTTGCATGACGACATGATCCGTGATCAGATTGTAGAAAAAACAAACTCTACAAGAGTACGTGAAAGATTATTAATGGAGAAAGACTTGACCTTGACCAAAGCTATTCAGATTGCAGAGAGGGTCGAAGCAGCTGAGAAGGAACGGAAAGCGATAGAGGGGATAGCGGTAAAGATTCCTGATGAACTCAATGCAGTACCAATGCCAGTGTGTGCACAAACGCAGGTGAACAAAAGGAGCTACCGTAACAATGGTCCTAATGGGGAAGGAAAAAGACGATGTTTTCGATGCGGGTCACAACGCCACCTGGCAAATTCTGATGAATGTCCAGCAAGGAGTCGAGTATGCCGTCAGTGTTCCAGAGTAGGCCACTTTCAGCGCATGTGTCGGGAagggattaggccaagttga